One genomic segment of Paenibacillus sp. FSL H8-0332 includes these proteins:
- a CDS encoding helix-turn-helix domain-containing protein — MRSNKLYDEQRIKVAQEAINGTKVSFLARKYSVSPSTIANWVKFYKERFGEEATPSVQERIEDAERVQDLETKMETAIKLLGEKDLEIELLRELLKKANPAYKTNSNWPTKR; from the coding sequence ATGAGAAGCAACAAGTTGTATGACGAACAGCGGATCAAAGTAGCCCAAGAAGCGATCAATGGAACCAAGGTTTCCTTCCTGGCCCGAAAGTATTCCGTCTCTCCCAGCACCATTGCCAATTGGGTGAAGTTCTACAAAGAACGATTTGGAGAAGAGGCCACTCCGTCCGTCCAAGAACGGATTGAAGATGCGGAGCGTGTCCAAGATCTGGAGACGAAGATGGAGACGGCCATTAAGTTATTGGGTGAAAAGGATCTGGAAATCGAACTGCTGCGTGAACTCTTAAAAAAAGCCAACCCCGCTTACAAGACAAACTCGAACTGGCCGACGAAGCGATAA
- a CDS encoding UDP-glucose/GDP-mannose dehydrogenase family protein, with the protein MKLAVIGTGYVGLVSGVCFTLNGNHVICVDKDEEKINKLNRMESPIYEPGIEALIEMNLREGRLSFSSDLQESVRRSDIVILAVGTPSLPGGEADLRYIEGAATEIAHAMEGYKIIMTKSTVPVGTNERIRKLIASHTNHPFDIVSAPEFLREGSAIRDTLHPDRIVIGLDNSALEPTMRELHKGFTDNVFVTDIRSAEMIKYASNAFLATKISFINEIANICEKVGADVTEVAEGMGMDRRIGSTFLQAGIGYGGSCFPKDTNALIQIAGNVDYEFKLLKSVVEVNKGQRFMIISKLHESLGSLRGAVIGIWGLAFKPNTDDVREAPAREIVEALVAEGAIVKLYDPIAADNFRKEYDHPQLRWCGLAEEAAEGSDAVCLLTDWSQFKEINLHQLAGTMRRQVLIDGRNVYTKEQIEGTGLEYISVGRPQMGGLSGFSASVAGAV; encoded by the coding sequence ATGAAACTCGCAGTAATTGGTACCGGCTATGTAGGACTTGTATCAGGCGTCTGCTTCACCTTGAACGGGAATCATGTCATCTGTGTGGATAAGGATGAGGAGAAAATCAATAAGCTGAACCGGATGGAATCCCCCATCTATGAGCCGGGCATTGAGGCCTTGATCGAAATGAATCTGCGCGAGGGCCGGCTAAGCTTCTCGTCCGATCTTCAGGAGTCGGTCCGCCGCTCCGATATCGTTATTCTTGCAGTGGGTACTCCTTCACTTCCGGGCGGCGAAGCCGATCTGAGATACATTGAAGGGGCAGCAACCGAAATTGCCCACGCGATGGAGGGCTACAAGATCATCATGACCAAGTCGACGGTTCCCGTTGGCACCAATGAGCGAATCCGCAAGCTGATCGCCTCCCATACAAATCATCCCTTCGATATCGTCTCTGCCCCTGAATTCCTCCGCGAAGGCTCTGCGATCCGCGACACCCTTCATCCCGACCGGATCGTGATCGGACTGGATAATTCGGCGCTTGAGCCGACCATGCGCGAGCTTCATAAGGGCTTCACAGACAACGTATTCGTTACGGATATCCGCAGCGCCGAGATGATCAAGTATGCGTCCAACGCTTTTCTGGCGACGAAAATATCGTTCATTAACGAGATTGCCAACATTTGCGAAAAGGTAGGAGCTGATGTAACCGAGGTGGCAGAGGGGATGGGCATGGACCGGAGAATCGGATCTACCTTCCTGCAGGCCGGAATCGGCTATGGAGGCTCCTGTTTCCCGAAAGATACCAATGCGCTGATCCAGATCGCCGGCAATGTGGATTATGAGTTCAAGCTGCTCAAATCAGTCGTCGAGGTGAACAAAGGCCAGCGGTTCATGATCATCTCCAAGCTGCATGAATCGCTGGGCAGCCTGCGCGGCGCCGTAATCGGTATCTGGGGGCTTGCGTTCAAGCCTAATACCGATGATGTCCGCGAGGCACCGGCCCGGGAGATCGTCGAGGCGCTCGTCGCCGAGGGAGCAATTGTGAAGCTGTATGATCCTATTGCCGCGGACAACTTCCGTAAGGAATATGATCACCCGCAGCTCCGCTGGTGCGGACTGGCCGAAGAAGCCGCTGAAGGCAGCGACGCCGTCTGCCTGCTGACCGACTGGAGCCAGTTCAAGGAGATCAACCTGCACCAGCTGGCGGGAACCATGCGCCGCCAGGTGCTGATCGACGGCCGCAACGTCTATACCAAAGAGCAAATCGAAGGCACCGGCCTCGAGTACATCTCCGTCGGCCGCCCGCAGATGGGCGGGCTTAGCGGATTCTCCGCCAGCGTGGCTGGCGCGGTGTAG
- a CDS encoding PA14 domain-containing protein has product MKTYRKSRLFCAVLSLAVVLSAVPVGLGIAPSTVKAASSEGGPVNPNASPEAVKLLNNLYDISGNGIITGQHDYFESPDELSNKLKGTSGQYAALHGYELGAIGGQSESGVAAQRKNIVWSATNWSRAGGIVAMTFHQNLPGTKHEWSNVQKSITQAQFNKYVTPGTTEYNALITDLDKVAVSLKSLRDAKVPILWRPYHEMNGGWFWWGKKDNFTALWNIMYDRFVNVHQLNNLIWVWNPNAPNANSDPYARTYPGADRVDVLAADIYNNDYSNKYHDDLTSLAGGKPIGIGENGEMPNISKLKLTQQNYVFMMNWGKMLYENNSTATIKNFMNDSYTLTRDQYKAWSAPAAAPKPTATPTPTATATPTPTPTVTPTPTATPMPIPTPTVAPIQKPVPTSGETENKPAQNGLLGEYFKNMTLSGTPVMVRNDDVISFNWRQGTPNAALGIDYFSIRWSGQIKPAYSETYQFYTTSDDGIRLWVNGTAVIDSWVKQSGTARTGSIPLTAGQLYDIKVEYYENAGDANVHLMWQSPSQVKGTVPASALFSTINTSIPAPAATAVPTPVPAATAAQVPTATPAPVTTPMPIPTLTPVPTPTPTPVPTPTAAPVPVPSPTATPADLPVEVPAANGLYAEYFNNMTLSGEPAVVRTDAVLDFNWRQGSPDATVGIDFFSVRWSGKIKPLYTETYQIYTTSDDGIRVRVNGELVIDSWVKQSGTERMGSISLTAGELYDIQVEYYENQGDAKARLMWQSPSQAKGTVPASALFLPSAS; this is encoded by the coding sequence GTGAAAACTTACCGTAAGTCTCGTTTGTTCTGCGCTGTGTTGTCGCTGGCCGTGGTATTGTCTGCTGTACCCGTGGGACTGGGAATCGCCCCTTCCACCGTCAAGGCTGCCTCCTCGGAAGGAGGGCCAGTGAACCCTAATGCCTCCCCTGAGGCGGTCAAGCTGCTGAACAATCTGTATGATATCTCGGGAAATGGAATCATTACAGGCCAGCATGACTATTTCGAGAGTCCTGATGAGCTGAGCAACAAGCTGAAGGGAACAAGCGGACAATACGCAGCACTACATGGTTATGAGCTTGGAGCCATCGGTGGACAGAGTGAGAGCGGAGTAGCTGCACAACGCAAAAACATCGTCTGGAGTGCGACGAACTGGTCCAGAGCGGGCGGAATTGTCGCCATGACCTTCCACCAGAACCTGCCGGGCACCAAGCACGAATGGTCCAATGTGCAGAAGTCAATCACCCAAGCGCAATTCAACAAATACGTAACCCCCGGCACTACAGAGTATAATGCGCTGATCACTGATCTGGATAAAGTAGCTGTCTCTCTGAAAAGCCTGCGGGATGCTAAGGTTCCGATCCTCTGGAGACCGTACCATGAAATGAACGGCGGCTGGTTCTGGTGGGGCAAGAAAGACAACTTCACTGCACTATGGAATATTATGTATGACCGGTTCGTGAACGTTCATCAGTTAAATAATCTGATTTGGGTATGGAACCCGAATGCGCCGAATGCCAACTCTGATCCCTATGCACGGACCTATCCGGGCGCGGACAGAGTGGATGTGCTGGCAGCAGATATATATAATAACGACTACTCGAATAAATATCATGATGATCTGACCAGCCTGGCTGGCGGCAAACCGATCGGCATCGGCGAGAACGGCGAAATGCCGAACATCTCGAAGCTGAAGCTGACCCAGCAGAATTATGTGTTCATGATGAACTGGGGCAAGATGCTCTATGAGAATAACAGCACGGCGACGATCAAGAATTTCATGAATGACAGCTACACACTAACCCGTGACCAATATAAGGCCTGGTCTGCTCCGGCGGCGGCTCCTAAGCCAACCGCAACGCCGACGCCTACAGCAACCGCAACCCCAACACCGACGCCAACAGTAACGCCGACACCAACCGCAACACCAATGCCAATTCCGACACCAACCGTTGCGCCGATCCAGAAGCCGGTCCCAACCTCCGGTGAGACGGAGAATAAGCCTGCTCAGAATGGCTTGCTTGGAGAATACTTCAAGAACATGACGCTCTCGGGGACGCCGGTTATGGTACGTAATGACGACGTCATCAGCTTCAATTGGCGTCAGGGTACGCCTAATGCTGCACTCGGCATAGACTACTTCTCGATCCGCTGGAGCGGCCAGATTAAGCCGGCTTACAGTGAGACCTATCAGTTCTATACTACATCGGATGACGGTATCCGCTTATGGGTGAACGGCACAGCCGTCATTGACAGCTGGGTGAAGCAGAGTGGAACTGCCCGCACAGGCAGCATACCCTTGACTGCCGGGCAACTGTACGATATCAAGGTAGAGTATTACGAGAATGCAGGCGATGCGAATGTCCATCTGATGTGGCAGAGCCCCAGCCAGGTGAAGGGAACCGTACCAGCAAGTGCGCTTTTCTCAACAATTAACACATCCATACCTGCTCCGGCTGCAACAGCAGTACCGACTCCGGTACCAGCAGCGACAGCAGCGCAAGTTCCGACAGCAACGCCGGCACCAGTAACGACACCAATGCCAATACCAACACTGACGCCAGTACCGACACCAACGCCAACACCGGTGCCTACGCCAACAGCAGCCCCTGTTCCCGTCCCTTCCCCTACAGCAACGCCGGCGGATCTGCCGGTAGAAGTCCCTGCTGCCAATGGACTGTACGCGGAATACTTCAATAACATGACGCTATCGGGCGAACCCGCTGTAGTGCGTACCGATGCTGTGCTTGATTTCAACTGGCGCCAAGGTTCGCCGGATGCCACCGTCGGCATAGACTTCTTCTCTGTCCGCTGGAGCGGGAAGATTAAGCCGCTGTACACGGAGACTTATCAGATCTATACCACTTCTGATGACGGTATCCGCGTACGGGTGAACGGTGAGCTTGTGATTGACAGCTGGGTGAAGCAGAGCGGCACCGAACGCATGGGCAGCATCAGCCTGACCGCAGGCGAGCTGTATGATATTCAGGTAGAGTATTATGAGAATCAAGGGGATGCAAAAGCGCGGCTGATGTGGCAGAGTCCGAGCCAGGCCAAAGGTACCGTTCCGGCAAGCGCGTTGTTCCTCCCGTCCGCTTCTTAA
- a CDS encoding sugar phosphate nucleotidyltransferase has translation MKLVLLSGGSGKRLWPLSNDSRSKQFLKVLESPAGEPESMVQRVWRQLEENGMAGSSYLATGRSQVEMIQSQLGSEVPIIVEPERRDTFPAIALTAAYLYSIAGVSPSETVAILPVDPYVESSFFETVLQLENTMLVSGANLALMGVVPEHASEKYGYIIPTGADAGANGYLQVSHFQEKPDRVQAEELISQGALWNCGVFAFRLGYLLDILQRKGLPLNYEELQKQYKLLSSISFDYEVVEKEENIVVQPYAGFWKDLGTWNTLTEEMTSNHVGKGFVTADSEGTCLINELDIPITVIGAKDLIIAASPDGILVTHKTESPRIKEVLKSFEQRPMYEERRWGHYKVIDYVKYDEGNEVLTKRIFINEGKNISYQLHHKRSEIWTFISGEASIVINEKMHTVKAGDVVRIPEGTKHAILALTDVEFIEVQTGSELVEEDNIRITLDWEDIALHQFIS, from the coding sequence ATGAAACTAGTACTTCTATCAGGCGGCTCCGGCAAGCGGCTCTGGCCGTTGTCCAATGATTCACGCTCTAAGCAATTTCTGAAGGTACTGGAAAGCCCGGCAGGTGAACCGGAATCGATGGTACAACGGGTATGGAGACAGCTGGAGGAGAACGGCATGGCAGGGTCCTCTTATCTGGCGACCGGACGCAGCCAGGTGGAGATGATCCAGAGCCAGCTCGGCAGCGAGGTGCCGATCATCGTGGAGCCGGAGCGGCGGGATACCTTCCCGGCCATTGCGCTGACGGCGGCCTATCTGTATTCCATCGCGGGGGTGTCCCCAAGCGAGACCGTGGCGATTCTGCCGGTGGACCCATACGTGGAATCCTCCTTTTTCGAAACGGTGCTGCAGCTGGAGAACACCATGCTGGTGAGCGGGGCGAACCTGGCGCTGATGGGCGTAGTTCCCGAGCATGCTTCGGAGAAATACGGCTACATCATTCCAACGGGCGCCGATGCGGGAGCCAATGGTTACCTGCAGGTCAGCCACTTCCAGGAGAAGCCGGACCGCGTGCAGGCCGAGGAGCTGATCAGCCAGGGCGCGCTCTGGAACTGCGGAGTGTTCGCCTTCCGTCTGGGTTACCTGCTGGATATCCTGCAGCGCAAAGGGCTGCCGCTGAATTACGAAGAGCTGCAGAAGCAGTATAAGCTACTGTCCTCGATCAGCTTTGATTACGAAGTGGTGGAGAAAGAGGAGAACATCGTCGTACAGCCATACGCCGGATTCTGGAAGGACCTGGGTACCTGGAACACCCTGACCGAGGAAATGACCAGCAACCATGTCGGCAAAGGCTTTGTGACCGCTGACTCCGAGGGCACCTGCCTCATTAACGAGCTGGATATTCCGATTACGGTAATCGGGGCGAAGGATCTGATTATCGCCGCCAGCCCGGACGGCATTCTGGTGACGCACAAGACTGAGAGTCCGCGGATCAAGGAAGTGCTGAAGTCTTTTGAACAAAGACCGATGTACGAGGAGCGCCGCTGGGGTCACTACAAGGTGATTGACTATGTGAAATATGACGAGGGCAACGAGGTGCTGACCAAGCGGATTTTCATCAATGAAGGTAAAAATATCAGCTATCAGCTGCATCACAAACGCAGTGAAATCTGGACCTTCATCAGCGGAGAAGCCAGCATTGTCATCAATGAGAAGATGCATACGGTGAAGGCGGGAGATGTGGTGCGGATACCGGAAGGAACCAAGCATGCCATTCTTGCTCTTACCGATGTGGAGTTCATTGAGGTGCAGACGGGGTCGGAGCTCGTAGAGGAGGATAACATTCGTATTACTCTGGACTGGGAGGATATAGCTCTACATCAGTTCATTTCGTAG
- a CDS encoding glycosyl hydrolase translates to MNTYRKYRLYTTIFPLILILSLLPWGEGRSLPAAAKVTAPAAPASINKPINPLASKEASALLSYLSDLSGKGMISGQHDYLESPDEFNNKLRTTSGRYAVLHGYELGAIGNQSKETIARQRQAVVDSAIRWHEGGGIVAMTFHQNLPGTAPVWTNVQKPLSQSQFKLYVTPGTPQYKALVAELDDVSKYLGELRDAGVPVLWRPYHEMNGGWFWWGQKDEFARLWDLVYDRMVNTHKLNNLLWVWNPNAPNKSSEPYSAYFPGTAKVDILAADIYDNDFKQSYYDSLLKLAGSKPIGIGESGELPDPVIMSQQQSKWVYTMTWGKMLVENNPPVKIQSFMNHKYTVSREDYKLAVGTKTHAAAVISSRNGLRGQYYGNMDLSGTPLLTRNDSTIQFNWHGNAPASGLPKDSFSVRWTGTLKPLYSEKYTFTASSDDGIRVWIGGKLLIDSWKNQSSASREGSITLSANTPYAIKVEYYENRGDASVSLMWKSQSQKQMIIPQSALTLP, encoded by the coding sequence TTGAACACTTACCGTAAGTACAGGCTATATACAACTATTTTTCCTCTGATCCTTATCCTATCATTACTTCCATGGGGGGAAGGGCGCAGTCTGCCCGCAGCCGCCAAGGTTACGGCACCTGCCGCCCCCGCTTCCATCAACAAGCCCATTAATCCATTGGCCTCCAAGGAGGCTTCCGCACTGTTAAGCTATCTCAGTGATCTCAGTGGCAAGGGGATGATATCCGGCCAGCATGATTACCTGGAGAGCCCCGATGAATTCAATAATAAGCTCCGCACAACAAGCGGCCGCTATGCCGTTCTGCATGGCTATGAGCTGGGAGCCATAGGCAACCAGTCCAAGGAGACCATCGCCAGGCAGCGTCAGGCTGTCGTGGACAGCGCCATCCGGTGGCATGAGGGCGGCGGAATTGTCGCCATGACCTTCCATCAGAATCTGCCGGGAACCGCGCCGGTATGGACCAATGTGCAGAAGCCGCTTAGCCAGAGTCAATTCAAGCTGTATGTCACTCCCGGAACGCCGCAGTACAAAGCCCTGGTTGCCGAGCTGGATGACGTATCCAAATATCTGGGCGAACTGCGCGATGCCGGAGTTCCGGTGTTATGGCGGCCCTATCATGAAATGAACGGCGGATGGTTCTGGTGGGGGCAGAAGGATGAGTTCGCCAGGCTCTGGGATCTTGTGTATGACCGCATGGTGAATACACATAAGCTGAACAATCTGCTGTGGGTGTGGAATCCGAATGCCCCCAACAAGTCGTCGGAGCCTTACTCTGCTTATTTTCCCGGCACTGCCAAGGTAGATATTCTGGCCGCCGACATTTATGATAATGATTTCAAGCAGTCTTATTATGACAGCCTCCTGAAGCTGGCGGGCAGCAAACCGATCGGAATCGGGGAGAGCGGAGAGCTTCCAGACCCTGTCATCATGTCTCAACAACAAAGCAAATGGGTATATACGATGACATGGGGCAAGATGCTGGTTGAGAATAACCCGCCCGTGAAAATTCAAAGCTTCATGAACCATAAATACACCGTATCCCGGGAGGATTACAAGCTTGCGGTGGGTACCAAAACCCATGCTGCGGCTGTAATAAGCTCAAGGAACGGCCTGAGAGGTCAGTATTATGGCAATATGGATCTGTCCGGCACACCGCTGCTTACCCGTAATGACAGCACCATTCAATTCAACTGGCATGGCAATGCACCGGCCTCCGGCCTGCCCAAGGATTCGTTCTCGGTACGCTGGACCGGGACTCTTAAGCCTCTCTACAGTGAAAAGTACACGTTCACCGCTTCTTCCGATGACGGCATCCGCGTATGGATCGGCGGCAAGCTCCTGATCGACAGCTGGAAGAATCAGAGCAGTGCCAGCAGGGAGGGCAGTATCACGCTTTCTGCGAATACCCCCTACGCTATCAAGGTAGAGTATTACGAGAACCGCGGGGATGCCAGCGTCAGTCTGATGTGGAAAAGCCAGAGTCAGAAGCAGATGATTATTCCCCAGAGTGCGCTGACGCTTCCTTAA
- a CDS encoding IS3 family transposase, with the protein MADEAIKRGYSATLVLRIVEVQPSTYYAHKKRFLGLWSAPDAVVTSGRPIPAYSLTTGGLRVSDLQIEEWLSELVEGEENGYGYRNLAYALSVQQGLILNHKKAYRLCKKLGLLQKKPVRNLKYPRRLARNRVVTGPNQLWQIDIKYGYIHGYDRFFFIFDMIDVFDRCIVGYHVGASCTAKQVCATLREALGRRLQPGDPSPVIRSDNGPQFLSDVFGELCAETQRPLEHERIPPKTPNMNAYIESFHSILERDLYTKRYFETFEEAYEAVAVYINFYNERRFHGSLQRMSPKQYHAAWKAGKLKPIEIKL; encoded by the coding sequence CTGGCCGACGAAGCGATAAAGCGGGGTTATTCGGCTACACTGGTTCTACGTATCGTGGAGGTTCAACCTTCCACCTATTATGCGCATAAAAAACGTTTCCTGGGGCTTTGGAGTGCCCCGGATGCGGTCGTGACTTCGGGTCGTCCGATCCCCGCCTATTCCCTCACTACCGGCGGTCTGCGGGTCAGTGACCTACAGATCGAGGAGTGGCTGAGTGAGCTGGTAGAGGGCGAGGAGAACGGCTATGGCTACCGGAACCTGGCGTATGCCCTATCGGTCCAGCAGGGCTTAATCCTCAACCACAAGAAGGCGTACCGGCTGTGCAAGAAGCTCGGATTGCTTCAGAAAAAGCCGGTGAGGAACCTAAAATACCCTCGACGTTTAGCGCGAAATCGAGTGGTCACCGGCCCCAACCAACTCTGGCAGATTGACATTAAATATGGATACATTCATGGCTACGACCGCTTCTTTTTTATCTTTGATATGATTGATGTGTTTGACCGCTGTATCGTCGGCTACCACGTGGGCGCGAGCTGTACAGCGAAGCAAGTCTGTGCCACGTTAAGGGAGGCGCTGGGCCGACGTTTACAGCCTGGAGATCCCTCACCGGTGATCCGTTCCGATAACGGCCCGCAATTCCTAAGCGACGTCTTTGGCGAGCTGTGTGCGGAAACGCAGCGTCCTCTGGAGCATGAGCGGATTCCTCCAAAAACGCCGAATATGAACGCCTACATTGAGTCGTTTCACAGTATTTTGGAGAGAGATTTGTACACGAAAAGGTACTTTGAAACGTTTGAAGAAGCCTATGAAGCGGTCGCAGTTTATATTAATTTTTACAACGAGCGCCGTTTTCATGGCAGTTTGCAGCGCATGAGCCCCAAGCAATACCACGCCGCATGGAAAGCAGGCAAGCTAAAACCGATAGAAATAAAGCTGTAA
- a CDS encoding glycosyltransferase produces MKIAIAHDYLIQMGGAERVVEVFHHMYPEAPIFTTVFNGSRLTDNLKDADIRASWLQNIPGVKRNFKGVLPLYPMAVRDLDFSGYDIVLSSSSAFMKSIQVPESTFHLCYCHTPMRFAWDYDTYMERQSNSGLFKRLLKVYMQRLKSWDQRTSKNVNQFVANSSVVKTRIQNYYHRDSDVIFPPINTARFSSSSNIGDYYLIVSRLVSYKRIDLAVEAFNRNGLKLYIVGDGPDRKRLEGMAKGNVSFLGRLEDEEVTGLMSQCRAFVFPGEEDFGITPLEANAAGRPVIAYQAGGALDTIIPYVNGVFFQHQEVDDLLKAIDEVEAYAWDIDQIMGHARKFDEQAFMVQFKQYVEQAYVNFLKGG; encoded by the coding sequence ATGAAAATTGCGATAGCGCACGATTATTTAATCCAGATGGGCGGGGCGGAACGGGTGGTGGAGGTCTTTCATCACATGTACCCGGAAGCTCCGATCTTCACAACGGTTTTTAACGGAAGCCGCCTGACCGATAACCTCAAAGACGCGGATATCCGGGCCTCCTGGCTGCAGAACATTCCGGGAGTGAAGCGGAATTTCAAAGGTGTGCTGCCGCTCTACCCTATGGCTGTCCGCGATTTGGACTTCAGCGGGTATGATATCGTCCTTAGCTCCAGCAGTGCTTTTATGAAAAGCATCCAGGTGCCCGAGTCCACCTTCCATCTGTGCTACTGTCATACGCCGATGCGTTTCGCCTGGGATTATGACACGTACATGGAGCGGCAGTCGAATTCAGGATTGTTCAAAAGACTGCTGAAGGTGTATATGCAGCGGCTCAAGAGCTGGGACCAGCGCACCTCCAAAAATGTAAATCAGTTCGTCGCCAACTCTTCTGTCGTGAAAACGCGGATTCAGAATTATTACCACCGGGATTCCGATGTCATCTTCCCGCCGATCAATACAGCCCGCTTCAGCAGCTCCTCGAACATTGGAGATTATTATCTGATTGTCTCGCGGCTGGTCTCCTACAAGCGGATCGATCTGGCGGTGGAGGCGTTCAACCGTAACGGGCTTAAGCTGTATATTGTCGGGGACGGACCGGACAGGAAGCGTCTGGAAGGCATGGCTAAGGGGAATGTATCTTTTCTGGGCCGGCTGGAGGATGAGGAAGTTACAGGGCTGATGTCCCAGTGCCGGGCGTTTGTTTTCCCGGGGGAAGAGGATTTCGGTATCACGCCGCTGGAGGCGAATGCCGCTGGAAGACCGGTCATCGCCTATCAGGCCGGGGGAGCGCTGGACACGATTATTCCATACGTTAACGGCGTGTTTTTCCAGCACCAGGAAGTTGATGATTTGCTTAAGGCTATTGATGAGGTGGAGGCCTATGCGTGGGATATCGACCAGATTATGGGCCATGCACGCAAATTTGATGAGCAGGCGTTTATGGTTCAGTTCAAGCAGTATGTGGAACAGGCCTACGTCAATTTCCTAAAAGGAGGATGA